CCAGACCCCAGCCAGGGACTAACGCAGCTGGAGTCGGTGCTGCGGGCCAGCGGATGGGAGGTGCAACGCAAGCCACAACGGCTTGCGGCCCGGCGCGGCGCCATCGGCAGGGTGGGCCCCCTACTCGTTCACACCGGCCTGGTGCTGCTGATGATTGGCGCGGCTTGGGGAGCCCTGGCGGGGAACCGCCTTGAGCGCTTCCTGGCCCCCGGCCGCAGCCTCGATCTGCTGGATCGCGACGGCACCAGTCAGCTGACGATCACCCTGGATCGCTTCGCCATCGATCGGGACCCGGCCGGCCGAACGGAACAGTTCCGCTCAGCTCTGAAGCTGCAGGGACCCAACCAAAGCTTGGATGCCGAGATCAGCGTCAATCACCCACTGCGGCACCGGGGCATCACCATCTATCAGGCAGATTGGTCGCTCGCAACGATCAGCCTGCAAATCGGGCGCAGCCCCGTGCTGGAGCTACCGTTGCAGACCTATCCGGAGCTGGGTGATCAGATCTGGGGCTTGGTGCTCCCAACCCGCCCGGATGGCACGGAACCGGTGTTTCTGAGTCTGGAGAGCGAACAGGGTCCTGCCACGGTTTTCGATGCGGACGGCCATCAGCTCGCCCGGCTGCGACCGGGTGGACCCGCAGCAGAAGTGAAGGGCTTGCCGATGCGGGTGGATGCGGTGCTGCCGGCCAGCGGACTCTTGCTCAAACGAGATCCTGGGGTGCCGCTGGTGTACTTGGGCTTCGCAGTGCTGCTGATGGGCGGTGGA
This window of the Synechococcus sp. MU1643 genome carries:
- a CDS encoding cytochrome c biogenesis protein ResB; this encodes MALLKRMAAWLSDLRLAIVLLLLIALASAMGTGIPQGDPPSSYIDAYADTPWLGLLNGEQVLQLQLDHVYSSGWFLALLAWLGLALILCSWRRQWPALMAARRWIDYRTTRQLSKLAIAESQPCPDPSQGLTQLESVLRASGWEVQRKPQRLAARRGAIGRVGPLLVHTGLVLLMIGAAWGALAGNRLERFLAPGRSLDLLDRDGTSQLTITLDRFAIDRDPAGRTEQFRSALKLQGPNQSLDAEISVNHPLRHRGITIYQADWSLATISLQIGRSPVLELPLQTYPELGDQIWGLVLPTRPDGTEPVFLSLESEQGPATVFDADGHQLARLRPGGPAAEVKGLPMRVDAVLPASGLLLKRDPGVPLVYLGFAVLLMGGGLSLVATRQLWAIAADGTLSVGGLCNRNLAAFATELPQLLQQGVTNQQG